Part of the Mercenaria mercenaria strain notata chromosome 8, MADL_Memer_1, whole genome shotgun sequence genome is shown below.
ACAGTCGTTCCTTCGACAACGAGGcaattgaaaatatgaacaaacgGCAATCTGAAATCGAAAAGATGCTGCAGGCCctgaaaactgatgaaaatcgtcaaaaaaacaaagaagaaaagtTGCAGGTGGAAATAACGGAATTAAAATGCCGAAGTATGAGGGACAATTTgctattttataacatttttgaagAGAAAGaggaaaattgtgaaaataaggTATTAAGCTTCATTGAGGAAAAGCTAAAAATTAACGATGCAAAAGAAACTATTAAACTACATAGGGCTCATCGATTAGGAAAATACAGAGCTGACAAAACACGGCCAATTGTGGCCAAATTTGCATATTACCCTGATAGAGAAAGGGTTAGAAAAGCGGCAAAGAATCTGAGTGGTACTTTTTTCGGTATAAGCGAACAGTTTCCCAAGGAAATCATGGAAACGCGAAAAAAATTGATCCCGATCATGAAACAAGCACGAGAAAATGGTGATGAGGCGTATTTGAAAGTGGACAAATTATACATAAACAAGGTGCTTTACAATGGAGATAGCGGTACAAAGTAGGTCACACGTGAGAGTGTTTTGAAGTGTGTCTCGTGGAATGTTGAAGGACTAACTGAGGCGAAACGATCATcggaagattttttagaaattataaaacaatatgatATTATATGTTTATCAGAAACATGGACAAATAAGAAATCGAAAATTAACTTAAAAGGGTACAGCAATCCAATTCATTCCTTTAGACGTTTTCAACATTGACGGGCTAGAAGATCGAGCGGCGgactaattatttatataaaagataGTTGTAGGAAAGGGGTGAAAGTAACACAGAACGATATTGACTGCTTAATTTGGTTGAaacttgataaattattttttcacctAGAAAAGGATatttatattgctgtaacataTATAGCTCCAGAAAATTTGCCAGTTCACAATACATACGATagagatatttttagaaaaattgaagaagatataaatagatacaGTCATTTAGGAAAAGTatttttaacaggtgacctaaaTTCGAGGGTTGGCAATAAGCATGATTATATTGTTAATGACCGAATCATAAATGGCAATGATTGGTTTGAGATCGATTCACCATTCCCACGTTCAACCTGTGACTTAACGGCAAATAGATTTGGAGAGTTTCTCATAGATCTGTGCAAATCAACAAACGTGCGAATTGTTAACGGTAGGCTTCATAAGGATAAAGGAATCGGCAAACTCTCATGCATGACCCATAATGGCCAAAGTTTGGTGGATTATGTTTTGACTGATTCGGTCAATTTCCAGGACATAGCCGATTTTTGTGTTGAAGATTTCAATACTTTTTCGAACCATGCCCCAGTTtccttttgtttgaaaataaatacagaattaTCTCATATAATTCCAAGGTAAAAATGTATTCTATAAATGGAACCCTGAGTATAAAGACGCCTTTGTAAATGAAGTAAGAAATGGTATTGCTGACCTAGAAACCAGTTTACTTAGCGATATTTCACGAGCGGAAGCACCGGATGTATTAGTGGGTAAATTTACAGACTTTTtacaagaaaaaggaaaatgttattttgaacatTCCTCTAAAATAAAagatgcatattttatacatacggacaaaaacaaacagaaatggtACAATCAGGAATGCAAAGAAAAACATGAGCAGTATAAAAAGGCGGTATATGAATATAACATGAATCCATGTCAAGAAACAAgatgtaatatttttgaaaagaagaaaagCTACAAGTATTATTGTCGTAAATGTAAAAACGAGTACAAcaagttattttgtaaaaatcttaATAGCATGAAACATAAATCCCCCCGTGAattctggaattttttttaaacaaaagactTCTAACAGTCAAGGGGAGCAAATTTCATGTAATGAGTTTTATAATCACTTTAAAGACCTTTCCTCTACGCAAGAACGGCACGAAGATGATGCGGTAAATACAGAATGTTATGACTTTGTTGAAGATTTTTTGAATAACGGTACAGATAACCCAACTTTTGATGAGCTTGACATACCTATTACAATTGATGAAATTGTACGGGCATCCAAATGTTTAAGTAATAATAAAATGTGTTCATCTGACAACATACTGTATGAATATTTCaaagcaaatatttatgatataGTTAACCCATTGCacttattatttaattatatattagaCAGTAGAACCTTTCCAAGATGTTGGTCATCTGGCATTATTATTCCATTGTATAAAAAGGGCGAGTCATCCGACCCTAATAACTATCGGGGTATTACAATTACAAGctgttttgtaaagttttttaCCGTTATTATAAATGAAAGGTTGAAAAAGTGGGCCATAGTAAATGAAAAGATTACTGATGCTCAATTTGGCTTTAAGAAAGATTACAGTACAGTAGATgctatttttgtattaaattcattAGTAGAAAAGTATATTACAGACcggaaaaaattgttttgttgctTTATTGACTTTAAGAAGGCATATGACCTAATTGATCGCAATTGTCTATGGTACAAACTTATAAAATGTGGCGTTGACGGTAAATTATTTTCGGTTATTTATTCCATATACAAAGAGGTAAAATTACGTGTCAAGCATATCCATACATTGTCTGAATTTTTTGATAGTGAGATAGGTGAGATTACGTCACCAATTATATTTAGTCTCTTTATAAATGATTTAGAGAACGCATTGCAAGAAAATTTAGATGTTGGTTTGACGCTAGATCAGAtatctatttatcttttgttATTCGCAGACGATGCTGTTATATGTTCTGACTCGATAGAAGGTCTTCAAAAATCCTTGGATAGcttagaaaaatattgttcaaaatggAACCTGACAGTAAATgtagacaaaacaaaaatagttgTATTCCGAAAAGGTGCTATAGTGAACAGAAATTGCAAATGGACATATGCAGGTTCCAATATAGAGGTTGTTAATACTTTTAATTATTTAGGAATTGTTATGTCAAGTGGTGGCTCATTTGTTCACGCTACAAATACTCTTAAAGGCAAGGCTTTAAGAGCAATGAGTTCATTATTGAGTGAAACAAAGGGCAAAGACATTCCAATAGATATTATGTTTAACTTGTTTGACTCATATGTTGCATCTATTTTGAATTACGGTTGTGAGATATGGGGCTACCTGCAAGCGGAAAATATAGAAATTGTTCATCGGAAATTTTGTAAATGGATGCTTAATGTAAAGATGTCGACAAACTCACTATCTTTGTATTCAGAACTAGGTAGATATCCTTTATATATCTCACGCCATATACGcatggtaaaatatttcataaacctGTATAAAGTTAAAAGCGAAAATTGTATTCTTAACTGTATGGTAAAACAGCAAAGGGCAGAAATTGAATTAAACCCTGGAATTGCTAATTGGTCTTCGAAGGTTAGAACTATTTTACAGAGTGCAGGTTTCAATGATGTTTGGATTTTTCCTGAGTCCGTCAACGTAGATATTTTTATACCATTATTACGATGTCGTATGAGAGATATTTATATTACATACTGGCGTAATGGTGTGGATTTGTGTTCatcattatatatgtataaagacCTGAAATTTGATTTCAACAGAGCTGTCTATTTAAATATGATAACAAGTTATAAATTACGAAACACGTTAGCGAAACTTAGACTATCATCACATAATTTGTTTATAGAAACAGGAAGACATAATAATATTGACAGAAGTGAAAGAAAATGTACACTTTGTAACTGTAACGATATcgaagacgaatatcatttcgtaataatctgtcacttatataatgaaataagaaatttgTATATTTCTAATTACTACGTAAGACACCCTTGTATGTACAAGTTCATCGAACTCCTAAATTCCACGAGGAAATCAGTTGTGATAAAACTAGCCTTATATTGTAACAAGGCGTTTAAAATAAGAAACAATGCATTAAATGCGTTATATTAAGTCAACATGATTTGTTTGCACTATAATGTATAATGTACTAGTATCTTAGTTTTATTGCACACCAGAACTCTATGCGTTTTCAAGGCTCGACGTCTGCTGGCTGTCCTGTAGCTGTCCACTAAGTCCCGGAAATAGTCTGAAGGTTGCctgtttcttttttgtatatgATTAATCTACCTTAAAGACGTTGAGTACTGAAACAGCGTGAAAGTCTGTTGTGCATATTATCTGTGGTTACGCTCTCCATTGTACTATCGCGAATGACTATTGAAAATGTGCTTgtataatgtatgttttattttatttggacaCGATATTGTAATGTTATATGTACACAGTTTCTCACTTGTTTTGAAAAGTTGTTCGTAAACCGCACAATGCTATGCTAAATATCGGTCACTCATGGATGCACGGGTTTATCGAGTTGTTCTTATAATCGTTTCATCGGAAAATTATTGacagtaggtttttttttttcgtgcgaATCACTGCACGTTCACAACTTTACAAGCGCatacaattaaccttttatacaCCGAAATTGTACACCAGAGAGCGTATCCTTaaagatttagaaaatatcattagagtgtaaaaatatatatgtactgtagtgtaaatatataatattatgtactgtGTTGGAGAAAATATCCTCCAAATTGTAGCCCAATGGTTTTATTCACTCTCACTCAATGCTTAGATACTTATCATTTTCGTATGCAtgcaaatatattgtattataaaagAAGATGAGCTGTTTATGCTTAATTcgaataaaatgtatgttctgttctgttctgttctgtatcatcggcagctaaacttcgggcgagttcgtgcgtttccgcacgcgttcggaaataccacggacacggcaaataaagaaataatacaaaaatcaccaacttttaaacgtctagggaagcaagaagacattaaaataattacaaaataaaaacatatataaaatgtttattgtctgaagaatacttcaataggataataaatattctcaaagtatgaataaagtggctacaggggaaagaataagatgcgtatcacaggtttttgcttattttattcagtaactatatgccgtaaatagagactgatagtgatgttttttaatcgccaagggaagcattaattcttcattttagataaataatttttatatctttgtaaagagaaaagaatgacgaacacttcaataggataataaatattgtgtgttcattctaattaaaacaatatttgttcaaaccgtttttccttctttgtttctattggaaaatatcaaccagataaaaatcgatatcgcactgccaggtgatttcaagggggataattttaccgattagacgacaaattttacctaattgttgatcatgatgAAACTAATAAAGATGTTTGCAAATAggcttttttttcatattctcgTTGACTTGCGGTGTAAGACTAAGTGCCAGTCTTTTACAGATTAAGATAACAAGAGttggaaaataaaaatatgttatacatgATATAACCTGTATGTTATTAATCTGTACTTGatttaaaacgtttaaaaatgataatgtaataaaattgttaaaaacggGTTTTCGCTATGGCCCTGTACAGTTGTATTAGCACTCGGCCTGTGGACTCGGCTTTAGATctattacaatttttttataaaaaatacgtttatttacatgttttacttgAACATAAAAATTCGACGGACCCATCaagttaataaaaacaacaacaaaaaatactttAACGGGCCATGCACGAAAATGAACGTCAAATGTTCATCGTCTGCTGCCTCTGATTTATGTTTAGAAAAGTAGTAAATGACTTGAAATAAGTCTGTACAGACACCGCGTGAATTAACTgcctgaaatactgctgaaacaATCGCATTTAATCCCAAATCCTTATACATGTAGTCTGCTTCCCTGAAAAATTGTTCCAGTCACTTACAACGCGGTCGTGTGGTTATTTCCGTGGAGGGTTTAAAACCAATCATGTTACGAGTTGATGCAATTGTTACATGTTAAAACAATAATTCTGTTTGTTATGTTAGGTCGTACATCATAGAACATATGCTTTTATTTGCTTTATTCCGATTTATTTCATTACCCTGCACTGCACAGCTGTGACTGCTTATCAATCATAGCCACAGCGCACAAACATAGGGAAACACATATAAATTCCAGATAGTGTGCTACTTTTGAACTaggttttcaaaattaaaagccTGCTTATTCGACTGTCGTTGAGTCTATTGGTCAGTTAAGGTGAACAAGCATGCCCACTCATAAACGTAAGTTTGGACTgagattttaaaatgaaactttggATATTATATAGGGAGCTTACATCAATCTATACCTTAAGTTTTCATATGGATTAAACGGAACCAATGTCGATTTTACTAAAACTAAAGCTCTAGTTTGgattaatatattaaaatgaaacttcgCCTTTAGGTAACTTATAGTAAGAATTAGAATAGGGCTATATATTGGGTCATGGTTATGTAtactggtacccatttacagcttgGTCGACTAGGGCaaacgtgataaagtgccttgctcAAGGACACGCCGCAATGGAAGTAGCTAGGAATCCAACCCGGCGCCTTCaactccgtaggaaagcgtcttagccctctacCAATACGTCCACATTAAATACCTGGGAAATAGAGAAAAGGCTCCTTAGACGtaactttatttctttaatttggtttgaattttgaaaaatcttggtttCCATAGAATTTCCACGTCTTTTCTATGTTTACTTTTACAAAATGGTCATTTACCTTCTTATATAACGGTATGGTTATAATTAAAGAAAGGTTACTTTGTCGGAATGAAATACATGCCACACAATTAGGAGGTTGCGAGTTCGCTCACCACAACATAACCTCATACAATATTCCTCCAGAATTACTTCACAATAACTTAAATTACACACGTAGTTTTCTTGCTTTAGAAAAAGCCTTGGCATATTGCCGGCAAATGAAGGCTATGATTTGGCAGGCCTGGTTATTTCACTGAATATAATGCAGACTCGGACATTTCACCAATTACAAGGTAAGCCTTGGCATTTCACTGACTATATATAAGGTAAATCTACATTTTACCTACTTCAGGGTAAGCTCGGGTATTTCACAGATTATAGAGTAAGCTTTAGCTATGTACAATGTAAGTCTTGGCATTTCACCGTCTGTAGAGTATATATAGTCACTGACTACAGTGTAAGCCTGAGCATTTTATCGGCAATATAGGTAAGGACTAGGTATTTCACGATGTCAAGGTGAAGAATGCGCATTTATAAGAGCGAGAAAGTGTTGTACGCATATTCTAATAACTGCCAACGATCTATACATAAACCTATTGAACTGATGTGTATTGTTGTGGTAAGATAGTAGACTATTATATGTCATTAAGGCTTACAAGTTCGTACCCTAACACAGAGCTCAAGTTGCCCACTTTTATTCAAATAACAGTCTTACTTTACACGTGACTCTCATATGAGCCAGTGACATTTCTGCTGTGTCTTGCAGATTCCTCCAAATTCTAGGATAATGGGTAACCGTCTGCGACTATACATAAACATAGAGAGACACACAAACACATAGTCTTGTTTGTAAGGTTAGGTATTTTACATACCCGTATCATTAGGACAACAGTGCAGGGCCTTAACTGAATAGTATTCCAAGGACTTCATATAGTTTACGTCACATGGAAGCCGGAGAAATTGCCAGccatattaaaacaaatttagagacACAAATTACTCGAATGTAATACATGTGTGTATAGATATTTTTCAAGCATATTTATAAATAAGGTTTGTTCAGAGTCAAAagttaaattatattaaaagctACTTCTTTTGAAACAATAATCCGTTTAGTTAGCATTTTCCTTAAGAACTGTCTGAAATAGACATTGATCGCATCGGAGAAGAGTCAGACGGCAAAATGTTTTAACACCAAATATATGAACTTTTTCGCTTTACGCCTGGGTTTTTGAAAGTCTTAAAAAGATATATTGGTAAAACTGACAGTTGTTCCCTCTAGCCCTGACCAGTGCTTGTGCCGTAAGAAGGGGACCGACCGAGAAAACCGCCAATAGCGGGATTCGAATCTTCGAACAAGAGCCGAACGCTGTACCAGCAAGCCTATTGTTTACTCATCAGATCGAACTATCTGATTATAATTCAGCCTTCTTCTAATAAATGTCCCCGCCTCACTGATGATGTGATGGTAAATTCTTTTAATTTCGTATCTGAAATGAGAAGATGATTTGCAGTAGATAATGACACTAAATGCCAGTCTAGAGGCACAGATGGTCCATAAGCTGTAGGAAAATGCCGAGTAAATTATAAATCTGTTCCATCTCTCGCTTGCCCAGACCTCCTGAAGAGTATATACTGGAGGTAATTTTAAGGGCTTAAAGTAGTCCAGTTGTTGAAGATTCTCCACCACAGCCGCGGGAACCAGCGTCAAAACGCGGAAAAATGATAGCTGTAACAAAACTACAGTGGACTCTCGCAGTCTTTCTGCAATTCTCACATGAACCTGTTTACTCAATCCATGTCTGACACGGATTATGGAATGCTTAGCTGTACGAATTATAATGAAGTTTAGAATAACTACAGTCGTTGGAATGACAAGATAAATAAACGATTCTGTGAGCCAGATCCAGATGGGGTGCTCCATGACGTCATCGTGTCTATTGTCGTCACAATACCCTTTATTGTCCACTTTCCAGAAATATGCTTGAGGCAAAGAAAATGCTGTGACGGAAACAACAATCCAAACTATTTCTTTTGGAGCACGTTTATTTCTAGAAAACCAGCCGCTTCTAAATGGATTGCGTAGAGATACTAGTTTCTCAACGGTGAAGCCGAGTACCAGAATTTCACTTATATACAAAGGAATCATGTACATTATGCTCCAGAATTCACATAATTCAGGTTTATCAAAAAGATAAACTCGCCAGTAAAACTTCATGTAGTAGAACACGTGCAAAATCTGGCATATTATATCGCACACCGATATTGTCACTAAATAATGTGCGGATGAGCACACTTCATACATGCGTGGTACGTTCCAAATTTTCGCAGAAATTACATTTCCAATGAAACCTATTGCATACCACACGAGATGTACATATTTTCCTACTATAATTACTGGAGCTATGGTCAGATGCAAAACATCGTCAATTGAAAGCTCAGTTAAGTTTTCATGAACACTTGCATTTGATGAACTTCCGTCAAGGCTGACGTTGAATATCTCCACAGCGGCCATCTCGCCTCGTCTTTCTATGCTGTTAATTTATGAGCTTCTGAAGGCAACAAGGTCATTCTGAAATAACAATTAGACCATATCAAGTCAGAAATTATACATACTGCACACTTCATAAATAATCTAACAATCTTTGTTTCACAGGTGAAATAACATGTAGAAATCGTCTGCATATTAAATATCTGATAATGTAAATGTATGAGTATCAAATGTACGCGAAGAACACCTGCACACAAAGACCACGGTTTGGTTCTCCTAAACATGGTTTCCGTgttcaggtttgactgtatttatgtagtgacatgttttattttcattatcagCACTTGCTTTCTTTATTGTTTCTTACAATTTCGTATCCTATAGGAATCATCAAAGTCAGTATGCCGCGAaagtttgtattttcttttacttgGGCGTGTAATTTGATGCAGCAACAAAGTATACGAATTTAATACCCAATGCATTTTTCAATCCTATTGATAAGCAATAATAAACAAAGAAAGTACTTCCAGTTTttgttgtaaatgaaaatatctgTGCGTTAGTCACACGATAAACCATTGATATAGACTAGAAGTTCAAAGCACTTGTGTGTATTTATACACGTATTGGTTGCTAGTGAGATATGTATTGGTGCATCAACGAAGTAAAGATTTAACGTATGGGTTATGTTACGATGTATTACAATCAATTTCAAGATATATTCATTTAAGTTATGATATCGTTGTGAATCTGTCAATATTGTCTTAACATTTATTTACCTAAAATCATACTTCTACTTCCCCACTGGATGGCGAGGGGCGGATATGGTTatggtgtccatctgtccgtcaaGTAACTACCTTTCTTTGATTTATGCCTACCACTTTTCTACAGTGCATAAAGGGAATTTATCAAAACATCACACAATGACAGACGATATAGGGAGACTAAACATCGTACAAGAACTGAAACTTTATGTTGCTaactttttgaattatttccctttattaaatTTACTCTTTACACTTTAGCATATACGGAGCATGAAATATATTGAAGggattttgttaaaacttcataaaatgacAGAAGAgttaaagagaaagtgcatcgtTGTCATAAAGTCGTAAAGGACATATCGAATTAAGTGAGGGTTGAAACCTTTTAAGATCTCCAAACATTTGGCTTTCCAAACTTTCGCCAAGTTGACGGATCAATCACTACTATAAAATGAAACCATGATACTTTGTCTGTCAGACGTCGTAGATGAGGATGACGTTAAGATCACTTCAATCGCAACTTTCGGGGTTTGATTCTCACTCAATAATTGTAGCCAGCTTTAAACTTAGACCAtctgtagcaaattttgtcaaaatgtataactaaATAAAGCGAATGCAGGAAAAAGAACTTTGAaaataatagggaatcgatcctaccggtTTTCGTTGCttcttcgcgacgaaaatcgggatcaatcgctctacggtaacatgcgatatatacagAATGAGATGTACTATCTacttaaaaaatgtggtcttcaggcacgtgcacagagcgtctgacttaggattttttggaagaataagattttccttgtgcgtaataagcgtccacataacttgtccgaaccgcaatgtcttgcacatcagtacaaatatgggcagtattgttttttattccaatatctacctttaaattgatacaaacgaatatttctgggcaagctgatggactgtaacgattcccgattgaggctttgccttatttcatattattacttCTTGGGTTTGTATACAAAAGTCTGATTAGAGCGAAATGGGCCGTATCTTATTCCGAGGTATTCACAGTAAGTTTCATGTACTTTTTAATCTGTGGTCTCTGAAAATACTTATAGTGTTCAAAGGACCGTGCTCGATACATAATCCGCATAAATTCTTTTGTATTAACAGTTTTTTTCGTACTCTTCTTCTATATACAGGACAGCAATCCAATAAAGGAATGTACTTTGTCCCAGCTTAAACTTAGTGTCTCGAATTTTCTTATATTGAAATTCCTGCTATCTCGAGGATTTTGTAATGTCCTGTGCTTTTTTGTCTGTTAACGTACTATAACTTCAGTTGTGTCGAAGTGACATGAAGTTCTGCCAGACGAGTTCCACCGTATTTACACCTCAGCATAATACGCTAGAtaaattactttgaaaaactgttgcaaaaccaatacactgtacatgtatttaaCGATTGATTATGtatttgcgaccaatgcagatcatgatcagtctgcacatccatgcagtcggatcatgatctgcactgttcgccattcagtcagtatgtttttttttgtgcaccccttttaacagttaatggtactgtccttTTGAGAAATCTGcaccaattttaaacttaaatctcACAGCTGTTTAGTGTTTACATATCATACAATCACTTCTGTCGGCCCTCTTATTCAGGATTATATTTTAGACAATTCATAACAATTATAAAATGCTTTGAGTGTAACCATGTTTAAAGGGACACTCCTCTAAATTCATGTCCTTCATTCCGAAATATAGTTACTGTTATTAGAAATTGTACAGGGGTAATACACCCTTTGtcttgtgtattaacgtctgcagaagcccgcgggagtGTTTAGTTGATTTCACTAACATATCCCAATGGCGTTTTGGACGttgatacacaaaacaaacattgttgctattcttgcatacaagagggccaagatggccctaggtcgctcacctgagaaacacaccataacagtataaaaatgtttgacctagtcaattcatggaaacaaatattctggccaattttcattaagattggaccaaaaatgtggtatcttgagtttaaacaagtattttctttgatatgacctactgacctgaagatctattgaaaaatacagcctctatcgcacacacaaggtttttctttgattttggcctagtgacctagtttttgacctcagatgatccatattcaaacccgacctagattttatcatggcaataattctaaccaaattttatgaagatcagttgaaaaatacagcctctattgcatacacaatatttttctctgatttgacctagtgaccttgcttttga
Proteins encoded:
- the LOC123566007 gene encoding uncharacterized protein LOC123566007, whose product is MAAVEIFNVSLDGSSSNASVHENLTELSIDDVLHLTIAPVIIVGKYVHLVWYAIGFIGNVISAKIWNVPRMYEVCSSAHYLVTISVCDIICQILHVFYYMKFYWRVYLFDKPELCEFWSIMYMIPLYISEILVLGFTVEKLVSLRNPFRSGWFSRNKRAPKEIVWIVVSVTAFSLPQAYFWKVDNKGYCDDNRHDDVMEHPIWIWLTESFIYLVIPTTVVILNFIIIRTAKHSIIRVRHGLSKQVHVRIAERLRESTVVLLQLSFFRVLTLVPAAVVENLQQLDYFKPLKLPPVYTLQEVWASERWNRFIIYSAFSYSLWTICASRLAFSVIIYCKSSSHFRYEIKRIYHHIISEAGTFIRRRLNYNQIVRSDE